GACTCGATTTTATGTATAACTGTTATTTTTTATAAACTAAGGACCTCTTTATGAGAAATTGTCAGGTCACCCACAAAAGTTGGATTAACTTAAGAAGTATTTTGGGACAGCCTGACGGTTCTATTTATATCTCATTTCACCTTTCCTCGGCCTCTCTTTTGGCTTTATCACTGCCTCAACTTTATATTCCCCACTTACTCCCTTTATGAAATCTTCATTACCATATACTACCCTTCTGTCCATCTCACCCTTCATTGCTCCCCTCTCTTTAAGCATCCCCCTTACAAATTCTCTGTATCTCTTACTTCGTTCTATCTCGTCTCCTGACAGGTTCTTATAGATTGGATGCTCATCCACTATTAAATCTCTCTTCCCATACGCATATGCGTTGTAGCTGCTCCATCTGTAACCTCTCGGATCTTCAACTATCCCTGCCCTCACAGGGTTTAATTCAACATAACTCCCACAGGCAAGTAGATAATCATCCCTTGATACTATGATGCTCTTGTATCTGTCCTGCCAGAAATGCCCTATGTGCTTATATCTGTCCTTGAAGTATCGTGCATAAGATAGGTCTATACCCTTCATTATCTCTGCCAGACTCCCACCCCTGTTAGTCGTCTCAATTACAAGGTGAACATGGTCTCTCATCAAAACATAATGATACATCTTAAACCTATATCTCTCTTTGTATCTCTGAAGCATCTCAAGATACTTCCTA
This portion of the Nitrospirota bacterium genome encodes:
- a CDS encoding transposase codes for the protein MPRTARIAPKEHIYHILTRGNNRQDIFKDEKDYRKYLEMLQRYKERYRFKMYHYVLMRDHVHLVIETTNRGGSLAEIMKGIDLSYARYFKDRYKHIGHFWQDRYKSIIVSRDDYLLACGSYVELNPVRAGIVEDPRGYRWSSYNAYAYGKRDLIVDEHPIYKNLSGDEIERSKRYREFVRGMLKERGAMKGEMDRRVVYGNEDFIKGVSGEYKVEAVIKPKERPRKGEMRYK